The following coding sequences lie in one Thermomicrobium sp. 4228-Ro genomic window:
- a CDS encoding ferritin-like domain-containing protein — protein sequence MDKKTLIDGLNRDLAGEFQAIIMYIHYAAAATGVDRIELAEFFEKEIQDELRHALFLANKITALGGVPVDEPLPVPKASSNREMIERVLEAEERTIQNYVERMKQAEEFGDYGLANDLQEIISDETRHKEECEKLLRGVA from the coding sequence ATGGACAAGAAGACGCTGATCGACGGTCTGAACCGCGATCTGGCAGGCGAATTCCAGGCGATCATCATGTACATCCACTACGCGGCTGCAGCGACTGGTGTCGACCGGATCGAGCTGGCCGAGTTCTTCGAGAAGGAGATTCAGGACGAGCTGCGTCACGCGCTGTTCCTCGCCAACAAGATCACCGCGCTCGGCGGTGTCCCGGTGGACGAGCCACTGCCGGTTCCGAAAGCCAGCTCGAACCGCGAGATGATCGAGCGCGTCCTCGAGGCCGAGGAGCGGACGATCCAGAACTACGTCGAGCGGATGAAGCAGGCCGAGGAGTTCGGCGACTACGGCCTGGCGAACGACCTCCAGGAGATCATCTCCGACGAGACTCGTCACAAGGAAGAGTGCGAAAAGCTGCTCCGCGGCGTCGCCTGA
- a CDS encoding molybdopterin-dependent oxidoreductase: MLSEPSVTGTTRAGEQRAVREPFVAERTSGLASYPPPERWDDWEERGPDGRVRRYFLIPTVCFNCEAACGLLAYVDKETLDIRKLEGHPFHPGSRGRNCAKGPATINQVKDPDRILYPLRRVGPRGSGQWQRVSWDEVLDDIASRIRQALIEGRQNEVMYHVGRPGEDGFMERVLWSWGVDGHNSHTNVCSSGGRFGYAVWMGADRPSPDHANARFIFLVSAHLESGHYFNPHAQRIMEAKQRGAKLAVMDPRLSNTAAMADYWLPAAPGTEAFVLLAIANVLIQEDWFDREFVRRWTNWDEYLRVVHPGCPVTFEEFVTRLKELYARYTPEAAEQLSGIPATTIVELARELARAAPAVSTHNWRAAAAAHLGGWTVPRALFFLNVLTGSVGTPGGTQPNIWDKHVPRPFAEPPRQKVWNELTWPKEYPLAHHEMSFLLPHFLKEGRGKLAVYFTRVYNPVWTNPDGFTWLEVLQDESLIELHACLTPIWSETAWYADYVLPMGHAPERHDTHSYETHAARWIGFRQPVLRVAREKLGQPVRTTYEANPGEVWEENEFWIELSWRIDPDGSLGIRRFYESPYRPGERITVDEYYRWIFEHSVPGLPEAAAAEGLTPLQYMRRYGAFELEKQRYRQYEDPVPAEEMAQSWVDPESGRIWTTAPAPPTSNIVPVPGVPPGPQGRWAGVMVDGEPKRGFPTPSGKLEFFSRTLWEWGWPEYAVPCTIESHVGPSQLDHAAGEMVLLPNFRVPTLIHTRSGNAKWLNELTHSNPLWLHPSDAERIGVQTGDLVRVETEIGYFVDRVWVTEAIRPGVAACSHHLGRWRLAEGTGGERWSTALVDIERLPDGRYRLRQRAGVRPFASEDPDSQLVFWSDAGVHQNLTFPVQPDPISGQHCWHQKVRVVKAGPDDRYGDVVVDTRKSMEVYRRWLALTRPAPGPDGTRRPIWMLRPYKPDPSAYRIDSPTGRGDGPRPLSSG, from the coding sequence ATGCTCAGTGAACCGAGCGTGACCGGGACGACGCGGGCAGGCGAACAGCGGGCGGTGCGCGAACCGTTCGTTGCCGAGCGCACGAGCGGGCTGGCGAGCTATCCGCCACCGGAGCGGTGGGACGACTGGGAAGAACGGGGGCCGGACGGCCGCGTGCGGCGCTACTTTCTGATCCCGACCGTCTGCTTCAACTGCGAAGCTGCCTGCGGCCTCCTCGCCTACGTCGACAAGGAAACGCTGGACATCCGCAAGCTGGAGGGACACCCCTTCCACCCCGGAAGCCGCGGACGCAACTGCGCCAAGGGCCCGGCGACCATCAATCAAGTGAAGGATCCCGACCGCATCCTCTACCCGCTCCGTCGCGTGGGACCGCGTGGCTCCGGCCAGTGGCAACGGGTCAGCTGGGACGAGGTTCTGGACGATATCGCGAGCCGCATTCGGCAGGCGCTGATCGAGGGGCGCCAGAACGAAGTGATGTATCACGTGGGACGGCCCGGCGAAGACGGCTTCATGGAGCGCGTGCTCTGGTCGTGGGGTGTCGATGGGCACAACTCCCATACCAACGTCTGCTCCTCCGGAGGGCGGTTCGGCTACGCCGTCTGGATGGGAGCAGACCGCCCATCGCCCGATCACGCCAATGCGCGCTTCATCTTCTTGGTGAGCGCGCATCTGGAGAGCGGTCACTACTTCAACCCGCATGCCCAACGCATCATGGAGGCGAAGCAGCGCGGGGCCAAGCTCGCCGTGATGGATCCGCGGCTCTCCAATACTGCAGCCATGGCGGACTACTGGCTCCCGGCTGCACCGGGAACCGAGGCTTTCGTGCTCCTGGCCATTGCCAACGTCCTCATCCAGGAAGACTGGTTCGACCGGGAGTTCGTACGCCGGTGGACGAACTGGGACGAGTATCTGCGCGTGGTCCATCCGGGTTGTCCCGTTACCTTCGAGGAGTTCGTGACTCGCTTGAAGGAACTCTACGCACGCTACACGCCCGAGGCCGCCGAGCAACTCAGCGGCATACCGGCAACGACGATCGTCGAGCTGGCGCGGGAGCTGGCACGTGCTGCACCGGCTGTCTCGACCCACAACTGGCGCGCAGCTGCGGCAGCGCACCTCGGTGGTTGGACAGTCCCCCGGGCGCTCTTCTTCCTCAACGTCCTGACCGGCAGCGTCGGGACGCCGGGCGGTACACAACCCAATATTTGGGATAAGCACGTACCGCGACCGTTCGCTGAACCGCCACGCCAGAAGGTCTGGAACGAGCTGACCTGGCCCAAGGAGTACCCACTCGCTCACCACGAGATGAGTTTTCTCCTGCCCCACTTCTTGAAAGAGGGGCGAGGGAAACTCGCGGTCTACTTCACGCGGGTCTACAACCCGGTCTGGACGAACCCTGACGGCTTTACCTGGCTCGAAGTGCTGCAGGACGAGTCGCTCATCGAACTGCACGCCTGCCTCACCCCGATCTGGAGCGAGACGGCATGGTACGCGGACTACGTGTTACCGATGGGCCACGCGCCGGAGCGGCACGACACGCATTCCTACGAGACGCACGCCGCCCGCTGGATCGGCTTCCGTCAGCCCGTTCTGCGAGTCGCGCGGGAGAAGCTCGGTCAGCCGGTGCGGACGACCTACGAAGCGAACCCCGGTGAGGTGTGGGAGGAGAACGAGTTTTGGATCGAGCTCTCCTGGCGCATCGATCCGGACGGCTCGCTCGGCATCCGGCGGTTCTACGAGTCACCCTACCGGCCAGGTGAGCGAATCACCGTGGACGAATACTACCGATGGATCTTCGAACATTCCGTGCCGGGGCTGCCGGAAGCAGCGGCAGCGGAAGGGCTCACGCCCCTCCAGTACATGCGCCGGTACGGCGCGTTCGAACTCGAGAAGCAGCGGTATCGGCAATACGAGGACCCGGTTCCGGCGGAGGAGATGGCGCAATCGTGGGTGGATCCCGAAAGTGGACGAATCTGGACGACAGCCCCCGCGCCACCGACCAGCAACATCGTTCCCGTACCAGGGGTGCCACCGGGTCCGCAGGGACGTTGGGCAGGCGTCATGGTCGATGGCGAGCCGAAGCGCGGATTCCCGACCCCCTCGGGGAAGCTCGAATTCTTCTCCCGGACGCTGTGGGAGTGGGGCTGGCCGGAGTACGCTGTTCCCTGCACCATCGAGAGCCATGTCGGCCCCAGTCAGCTCGATCACGCAGCGGGTGAGATGGTGCTCCTCCCGAACTTCCGCGTGCCCACGCTGATCCATACCCGCTCCGGCAACGCCAAGTGGCTCAACGAACTCACCCACTCCAACCCCTTGTGGCTGCATCCGAGCGATGCCGAGCGGATCGGCGTGCAGACCGGCGACCTGGTGCGGGTGGAAACGGAGATCGGCTACTTCGTCGATCGGGTATGGGTGACAGAAGCGATCCGACCAGGGGTGGCAGCCTGTTCGCATCACCTGGGACGCTGGCGCCTCGCCGAGGGGACGGGCGGCGAGCGATGGTCGACAGCATTGGTCGACATCGAACGCTTGCCGGACGGCCGCTACCGCTTGCGACAGCGAGCGGGAGTGCGTCCGTTCGCGAGCGAGGATCCCGACTCGCAACTCGTCTTCTGGAGCGATGCGGGTGTGCACCAGAACTTGACCTTTCCGGTGCAGCCTGATCCGATCAGCGGACAGCACTGTTGGCACCAGAAAGTCCGCGTGGTCAAGGCCGGTCCGGACGACCGGTACGGCGACGTCGTCGTCGACACCAGGAAATCGATGGAAGTCTACCGGCGCTGGCTGGCCCTGACGCGTCCAGCGCCGGGGCCAGACGGGACACGTCGCCCCATCTGGATGCTGCGCCCGTACAAGCCGGACCCGAGCGCGTACCGGATCGATAGCCCGACGGGTCGGGGCGACGGCCCGCGCCCCCTGTCGAGTGGCTAG
- a CDS encoding DsrE/DsrF/DrsH-like family protein, with translation MARRDPEAPRRLAIIASKGTLDFAYPPFILGSTAAAMGWEVGIFFTFYGLPLLLRNYEPKVSPLGNPAMPLKMPFGPPALREVSWPIPALVEALPGFSHLATTLMQQTFKEKGVPSLLELRQLCIDAGVNLIACQMTMDVFGFKKEDFIPECTVGGAATFLEFAADADVSLFI, from the coding sequence ATGGCCCGCCGCGATCCAGAAGCACCCCGACGTCTCGCCATCATCGCGAGCAAGGGAACGCTCGACTTCGCCTATCCCCCCTTCATTCTCGGGTCGACCGCTGCCGCGATGGGCTGGGAGGTCGGGATCTTCTTCACCTTTTATGGGTTACCGCTGCTCCTCCGCAATTACGAGCCGAAGGTGAGCCCGCTCGGGAACCCGGCCATGCCGCTCAAGATGCCCTTCGGCCCGCCAGCCTTGCGCGAGGTCTCCTGGCCGATCCCCGCGCTCGTCGAAGCGCTGCCCGGTTTTTCGCATCTGGCAACGACGCTCATGCAGCAAACCTTCAAGGAAAAGGGAGTGCCGTCGCTCCTCGAGTTACGGCAGTTGTGCATCGACGCTGGCGTCAACCTGATCGCTTGTCAGATGACGATGGACGTTTTCGGCTTCAAAAAGGAGGACTTCATCCCCGAATGCACCGTCGGCGGTGCAGCGACGTTCCTCGAGTTCGCCGCCGACGCCGATGTGTCGCTCTTCATCTGA
- a CDS encoding haloacid dehalogenase: MQSNEITRITERVLSRLDLLNTARERALAETRQITRLSANAVRAVHRGQFSEAEALLEEARRIKDALTAHLADYPSIYWSGYVQDAHKEFAEASLTLALVAGRPLPGPETLQVEDAVYLNALGEACGELRRHILDVIRTGDLERAEAILAVMDEIYGVLVQVDYPDAVTNGLRRTTDMVRGVLERTRGDLTLAVEHQKLNDALARARRAFGLTEAGQSS, translated from the coding sequence ATGCAATCGAACGAAATCACACGCATCACCGAACGCGTGTTGTCCCGCCTCGATCTGCTCAACACTGCCCGTGAGCGGGCGCTCGCCGAGACGCGCCAGATCACCCGGCTGAGCGCCAACGCGGTGCGCGCGGTTCACCGCGGCCAGTTCTCGGAAGCGGAGGCGCTGCTGGAAGAAGCGCGCCGGATCAAGGATGCCCTCACTGCGCACCTCGCGGACTACCCTTCGATCTACTGGTCCGGTTACGTGCAGGACGCGCACAAGGAGTTCGCCGAAGCCAGCTTGACGCTCGCCCTGGTAGCAGGGCGACCACTACCGGGACCGGAGACGCTCCAGGTGGAGGATGCCGTCTATCTCAACGCGCTCGGCGAAGCGTGCGGTGAGCTGCGTCGTCACATCCTCGATGTCATTCGCACTGGCGACCTCGAGCGCGCAGAGGCGATCCTGGCCGTCATGGACGAAATCTACGGGGTGCTCGTGCAGGTCGACTATCCGGACGCGGTAACGAACGGCCTGCGCCGGACGACCGATATGGTCCGCGGGGTATTGGAACGGACGCGCGGCGACCTCACGTTGGCGGTCGAGCACCAGAAGCTGAACGACGCCTTGGCCCGCGCTCGGCGGGCTTTCGGCCTCACCGAGGCGGGCCAGTCGAGCTGA
- a CDS encoding 4Fe-4S dicluster domain-containing protein, producing the protein MARYGFVIDQRKCIGCHACTVACKSENLVPLGVYRTWVKYVEKGTFPHTRRSFTVLRCNHCDDAPCVTICPTKALFRRPDGIVDFDPQRCIGCKSCMQACPYDAIYIDPLTNTAAKCNYCSHRVDQGLLPACVVVCPEKAIIAGDLDDPTSEIHQLVAREPVTVRKPEQGTRPKLFYLGADEANLTPEVQTRPTSYLWAEVRPDDRPPEAVRSAEYLPGPADARVVYDVWHPKPWGWKVASYLWTKSIASGALGLGGPFLAAGLLHDQLALSLGAPVIAMVFLALTALLLIWDLKRPERFWYLLLKPNPRSWLVWGGYILLVAGALAFAWAVASLFGWTGAQRALAWLALPGGIAAAGYTAFLFGQAEGRDFWQSPLLFPALLAQAAVAGGAVLLLLTNIAGSPYEQQRWLALATLAGLLTLAVLVASELLLPHPNLHVAKAAHLLTHGPYRVELLGLGVSVGVLVPTLALALGWAAGDLTVWGTIAAVAALVGLWSYERIWVAAGQDVPLS; encoded by the coding sequence GTGGCGCGGTACGGCTTCGTCATCGACCAGCGCAAGTGCATCGGGTGTCATGCGTGTACCGTCGCCTGTAAGTCCGAGAACCTCGTTCCCCTCGGGGTCTACCGGACGTGGGTGAAGTATGTCGAAAAGGGAACGTTTCCGCACACACGCCGCTCTTTCACCGTCCTTCGGTGCAACCACTGCGATGACGCTCCATGCGTCACTATCTGCCCGACCAAGGCACTGTTTCGCCGCCCGGACGGCATCGTCGACTTCGATCCCCAGCGCTGTATCGGCTGCAAGTCGTGCATGCAAGCCTGCCCGTACGACGCCATCTACATCGATCCCCTCACGAACACGGCCGCCAAGTGCAACTACTGCAGTCACCGGGTCGACCAGGGCCTGTTACCAGCGTGTGTCGTCGTCTGTCCCGAGAAGGCAATCATCGCAGGCGACCTCGACGATCCGACCAGCGAGATCCATCAGCTGGTCGCTCGCGAGCCGGTAACCGTGCGCAAGCCGGAGCAGGGAACACGGCCCAAGCTCTTCTACCTCGGGGCCGATGAGGCGAACTTGACACCCGAAGTCCAAACGCGTCCCACGAGCTACCTCTGGGCCGAGGTGAGGCCCGATGACCGGCCACCGGAGGCGGTTCGCTCCGCGGAGTATCTCCCCGGGCCGGCGGACGCTCGGGTCGTCTACGACGTCTGGCATCCCAAGCCCTGGGGCTGGAAGGTGGCCAGTTACCTCTGGACGAAGTCGATCGCGAGCGGTGCGCTCGGTCTCGGTGGGCCGTTCCTCGCTGCCGGGCTGTTGCACGACCAGCTCGCGCTGTCGCTCGGAGCGCCCGTGATCGCGATGGTCTTCCTCGCCCTGACCGCACTCCTGCTGATCTGGGACCTCAAGCGACCGGAGCGGTTCTGGTATCTCCTCCTCAAGCCCAATCCCCGCAGCTGGCTCGTCTGGGGTGGGTACATCTTGCTGGTCGCTGGTGCCCTGGCATTCGCCTGGGCGGTGGCGTCGCTGTTCGGATGGACAGGAGCCCAGCGCGCGCTCGCCTGGCTCGCTTTGCCGGGTGGGATCGCGGCAGCGGGATATACAGCGTTCTTGTTCGGCCAAGCAGAGGGCCGGGACTTCTGGCAGAGCCCGCTCTTGTTCCCAGCCCTCCTGGCCCAGGCTGCCGTTGCGGGAGGCGCGGTACTGCTGCTTCTGACGAATATCGCCGGCAGCCCGTACGAGCAACAACGCTGGTTGGCTCTCGCGACACTCGCTGGCTTGCTGACCTTGGCGGTACTCGTCGCCAGCGAACTCCTGCTGCCGCACCCCAACCTGCACGTCGCCAAGGCGGCGCACCTGTTGACGCACGGCCCGTACCGGGTGGAGCTGCTCGGTCTCGGCGTGAGTGTCGGCGTCCTCGTCCCGACGCTCGCGCTCGCACTGGGGTGGGCAGCTGGTGATCTGACGGTCTGGGGAACGATCGCGGCGGTGGCAGCGCTCGTCGGTCTCTGGAGTTACGAGCGAATCTGGGTCGCAGCCGGTCAGGACGTGCCATTGAGCTAG
- a CDS encoding sulfurtransferase TusA family protein: MADVLQPDRVLDCSGLLCPLPVIRTSKAIKEIAIGQVLKVIATDPGAPADMEAWARQTGNELLDAHEEDGKYVFFFRRVR, encoded by the coding sequence ATGGCGGACGTGTTGCAGCCGGACCGGGTGCTCGATTGCAGCGGTCTACTCTGTCCGCTTCCGGTCATCCGGACTTCCAAAGCGATCAAGGAGATCGCGATCGGTCAGGTGCTGAAAGTGATCGCGACCGATCCCGGTGCGCCTGCCGACATGGAAGCGTGGGCACGCCAGACTGGGAATGAGCTCCTCGATGCCCACGAGGAAGATGGCAAATATGTCTTCTTCTTCCGACGCGTGCGCTAG
- a CDS encoding metal-sensitive transcriptional regulator — translation MTSIAQLDEMTRTDLLERLRRIEGQARGIARMIEEGRECVDVVQQLVAMRAATDSLCAELVQAMLERCFLDGTPPAPQQLARVLKAVMRGGR, via the coding sequence ATGACTTCGATCGCTCAGCTCGACGAGATGACGCGGACGGACCTCCTCGAGCGCTTGCGACGCATCGAAGGGCAAGCCCGTGGTATCGCGCGCATGATCGAGGAAGGCCGGGAATGCGTCGATGTCGTGCAGCAACTCGTGGCGATGCGCGCGGCGACCGATAGTCTGTGCGCCGAACTCGTGCAAGCGATGCTCGAGCGCTGCTTTCTCGATGGGACACCACCAGCACCGCAGCAACTCGCCCGGGTGCTGAAGGCAGTGATGCGGGGCGGACGATGA